A region from the Danaus plexippus chromosome 26, MEX_DaPlex, whole genome shotgun sequence genome encodes:
- the LOC116774229 gene encoding tRNA:m(4)X modification enzyme TRM13 homolog: MNTADIISEGIPSTPQCRFFVQRKKRLCRMTVKPGRNYCGEHEPEPKAEDGKDDTRIPCPYDPKHTCYASKLKKHLAICNARKQEQPNYIVYNINIPQYEDDFKRLPLSQTLATKILQVIEKVNSLYDKYLKDAIITLPEEPIHKAVSDEFNEPGRTESSLRHLRQASQLLHVVEQQELVKPNTCYVELGAGKGHLSYYAWWAWCKNTDSHVLLVDRASLRHKRDNKLRDSRYTKSAEDLNSDNQNNSHRIRADLAHLWLDRVPAVQACNRVVGVAKHLCGVATDYALRCITSEVGIHRVMGIVLATCCHHRCERPMYIANKYLQNMGITAEEFNVILGIVSWATCGDGRSRQRRSQEPETEQDSNTSEVNEKEAANITLPGDLGTKNIKINQEQREIIGRKAKVLLDYGRVLYLKECGFDARLVHYVPTSVSLENVCIIAKKIS; this comes from the exons ATGAATACAGCAGATATTATTTCCGAAGGAATTCCTTCCACTCCACAATGCCGATTTTTTGTTCAAAGAAAAAAGAGACTGTGTCGCATGACTGTAAAACCAGGTAGAAACTATTGTGGAGAACACGAACCAGAACCGAAGGCTGAAGATGGAAAG GATGATACTCGCATTCCGTGCCCATATGATCCAAAAca CACCTGCTATGCCAGTAAACTTAAGAAACACCTCGCAATATGTAATGCTCGCAAGCAAGAACAGCCAAACTACAtagtatacaatattaatatacctcAATATGAAGACGACTTCAAACGGCTTCCTCTTAGTCAGACACTGgccacaaaaatattacaagtgaTAGAGAAAGTCAATAGTCTCTATGATA aatacttGAAAGATGCAATCATAACTTTGCCCGAAGAACCAATCCACAAAGCTGTGTCAGACGAGTTTAATGAACCGGGACGTACAGAAAGCTCCCTTCGCCATCTCCGACAAGCCTCACAACTGTTACATGTTGTTGAGCAACAGGAGCTAGTGAAACCTAACACATGTTATGTTGAGTTGGGAGCGGGAAAAG gtCATCTCTCGTACTATGCTTGGTGGGCTTGGTGTAAAAACACAGATAGCCATGTTTTGTTGGTTGACCGAGCATCATTGAGACACAAGCGAGACAATAAATTGAGAGACAGCCGCTATACTAAAAGTGCTGAAGATCTTAACAGTgacaatcaaaataattccCATCGCATCCGAGCTGATTTAGCTCATTTGTGGCTCGACAGAGTACCCGCTGTGCAAGCTTGTAATAGAGTGGTGGGTGTCGCGAAACATCTGTGTGGTGTAGCTACTg ATTATGCACTGCGTTGTATAACATCAGAAGTGGGGATCCATAGAGTAATGGGTATAGTGTTAGCTACATGCTGCCACCATCGTTGCGAGCGGCCTATGTATATagcgaataaatatttacaa AATATGGGCATAACAGCTgaagaatttaatgttatccTGGGCATAGTGTCATGGGCTACTTGTGGTGACGGTCGCAGCAGACAAAGACGCTCACAGGAACCGGAAACAGAACAAGACAGTAATACAAGCGAAGTGAATGAAAAAGAAGCGGCAAATATTACATTACCTGGAGATTTAGgcacgaaaaatattaaaataaatcaggaACAACGAGAAATAATAGGGAGAAAAGCTAAAGTGTTGCTAGATTATGGAAGAGTTTTATACCTAAAGGAGTGCGGGTTTGACGCTCGACTTGTTCATTATGTTCCCACATCTGTGTCGCTAGAAAATGTTTGCATCATCGCTAAGAAAATCAGCTAG